The window CAATACTATGACTTTCAACCGATCTGTTAGGCCTGTAAGAAATTTCAAAGATTGTTTCAGCAGTGTTCTGTTCCCCTACTTTAAACAAACTCGCATAATTCTCACCTGGCACCAGGCTGTACTGGTTATCTGCCATTACTTCTTCAGTTTCGGTAAGTGCAAGCTGATAATCGCCTGGTTCATTTCTGAAAAGATAAACCTTTGCCAGCAGGGCTCGGGCTGCGCCTTTAGATGCCCTGGCGCGGTTTGTACTGGTGGCAGAAAGGCGCTCTTCTGCCTGCAGCAAATCGCCTATAATTTGCTCATACACCACGGGGAGTTCACTGCGGCTTAGGTTAAAATCCTGGTTAGGAGATTTGCTTGCCGTTGTTGGTAAGGGTATTTTACCATACAGGCGGGTTAGGTAGAAAAAGGCCATGCCACGAAGAAAGTAAGCTTCACCTAGAACCTGATCGGCATCCAGGGCTGGATCAGAAATATTAGGCACGTTTTCGATTACATCGTTTGCAGCTTGTATGCCAAAATAAAGTGCACGCCACATGTCGCCAACATTTCCCTGTACCGGTGTAGGTGCAAAATTTTCATGCCTGGTAAAATTGCCGCCTCTTGTTACCCGAAATTCGTCAGCCATAGCCCCGGGTATAACAATTATATTATCCTTTACGGGTTGCTGCATGTAATCATAGACATTCATAAGGGCTGCCTCTGCGTCGTCGGCATTCTTATAAAAGTTTGCTGACAGAATATCGCTTACCGGTTCTACCTCTAAAACGTCGCAGCCTGGTGCCGATAATAACAAGGCCGCTACACATATATATAATTTATTTTTCATGTTATTTCTTTTTGATGTCCAGTTCATGGTCTTCGATGTTCGTTCTATTACTAGAAGCCTATGTTTATACCGGCCATAAATACTCTAGGCTGCGGCTGAGTCAGATAATCAACTCCCAGCGTAGGAATGCCAAACCCTAGGTTTTGATTTTCTGGATCTAGTCCGGAATAATTGGTGATGGTAATCAGGTTCTGACCTGAAACATATAACCTGGCTGATGCTATCCCAATGGTTTGCAGAGCAGCGGAGGGTATGTTATAGCCAAAAGTTATGTTCCTGAATCTAAGGAATGAACCATCTTCTATATATCTGGAAGAGGCGTCTGTTGGTGCTGCTCCACTCACTGAAGAGGAGCCATACATAGCCCTGGGAATATCGGTTACATCACCCTGCTGTCTCCAGCGGCTCAGTACCTCCGTAGATTGGTTGTAATCTTCACTCATGGAGGTCAGCACATTGCGGGTCATGTTATAAACATCATTGCCATAAGACCAGTTAACAATCACATTCAGGTCGAATTTTTTGTAAGAAAAATTATTGGTAATGCCGCCTGTATGCTTGGGTAGGGCATTTCCAATGATTGCCCTGTCAAACTGCCTGTCTAAAACACCGTCGTTGTTTATATCTGCAAAATTAGCATCGCCGCCTCTTACACCTCTTTCATAGAGATCATCTACCTCTTCTGCAGGGTCTACCAGCCTGGGTACATCTTCATCTCTTGCATATACGCCCTGGTATACATAGCCATAAAAGGAGCCTATCGGCTCTCCTACGCGATAGATACTATAAGGACCTTCTACGCCATAAGCATCGGGCATTTTAAAAATGTAATCTGATCCTGCTTCGCCATTTACCGGCAGGCTTGTTATTTCATTGCGGTTGAAGGCAATATTGAAGTCAGTTGTCCACTGAAATTCACCTGTTAAATTGCGGGTAGTAAGGGCAAATTCAAGTCCCCTGTTTTCCATTTCTCCAATGTTCGCATTGCCGATGCTCCAGAATCCCGAAGTCCAGGGGAGCTGGCGCGGGAATATCAAGTTATCAATCTTTTTCAGATAGGCATCTGCAGTGAAATGTACCCTGGCATTGAACAAAGCCAGGTCTACACCCAGGTTGGTAGAGGTGGTTGATTCCCATGCCAAATCCACATTAGGTATGTTTGACTGCCCTATACCCGGGTTGCCATCGTAGTTTCTTCCCGTTCC of the Flammeovirgaceae bacterium 311 genome contains:
- a CDS encoding RagB/SusD domain-containing protein encodes the protein MKNKLYICVAALLLSAPGCDVLEVEPVSDILSANFYKNADDAEAALMNVYDYMQQPVKDNIIVIPGAMADEFRVTRGGNFTRHENFAPTPVQGNVGDMWRALYFGIQAANDVIENVPNISDPALDADQVLGEAYFLRGMAFFYLTRLYGKIPLPTTASKSPNQDFNLSRSELPVVYEQIIGDLLQAEERLSATSTNRARASKGAARALLAKVYLFRNEPGDYQLALTETEEVMADNQYSLVPGENYASLFKVGEQNTAETIFEISYRPNRSVESHSIENETVPFIGNSPRVLPEQKLIDLFNENPQDLRLPISLGEYNDIVYTRKYELNEDLTVSDRGSQTNNVIILRLADVILMRAEALNELERTSEAIEYLNMIRARAGLDPTTATSQAEVRLAIENERYLELAFEGHRWFDLVRTGRAMDLVPQLTSPDRVLWPVPARDIDLNPNLLPQNPSY